Proteins found in one Crassostrea angulata isolate pt1a10 chromosome 3, ASM2561291v2, whole genome shotgun sequence genomic segment:
- the LOC128176609 gene encoding TNF receptor-associated factor 3-like: protein MELSLVSPGASIFTAELPQFVHKLTDKYVCPVCELVLRNAMQLPCGHQICEPCIDTLFGESDNATCPVKDDEYCEQPFPKNQIHKDMCTRREVMSLPVFCEYSKDGCKETPLWKNLKKHIEECEYRPVECNECQEKTPLNNLPNHKEMECSFRVVVCDHCSQNIPHCQMQSHLDHDCTEYPLKCPNGCENITLPRNEMESHLHSCPKRSIPCGYRSIGCEFFGVITEVEKHQVKATDQHLMLALSFSGQTSDENKALHTKIEESKIEIEELKLTIQQLHQDNQRLKEEITPLVKSVTKDMKKKLVTLTERLINLERMVEHQPKREVLEKQEQAISSLKDDIKVSQEQITQLERAGPQGGRSQALVPQDVKNQLKTNEKQMAIQDIRLAELDLRFQVLETASYDGILMWKIRDYYRRKQEAKSGRTLSLYSQPFYTSRTGYKMCARVYLNGDGMGKGTHLSLFFVVMRGEYDALLPWPFQQKVSLMLLDQETFRRHVCDTFQPDTTSSSFKRPTTEMNVATGCPLFISHSVLETKTYLNDDTIFIKVKVDSTNIPVP from the exons ATGGAGCTATCATTAGTATCTCCTGGTGCCAGTATTTTTACTGCGGAGCTGCCGCAATTTGTTCATAAACTGACGGATAAATATGTTTGTCCTGTGTGTGAGCTTGTGTTACGGAACGCCATGCAGCTGCCGTGTGGACATCAGATATGTGAACCCTGTATTGATACGCTTTTTGGAGAAAGTGATAATGCAACCTGTCCTGTTAAAGATGATGAGTATTGCGAACAGCCATTTCCAAAAAATCAG ATACATAAGGATATGTGTACAAGGCGTGAAGTGATGTCACTTCCAGTTTTTTGTGAGTACAGCAAAGATGGCTGTAAGGAGACTCCCTTGTGGAAAAATCTCAAG AAACATATTGAAGAATGTGAATATAGACCAGTGGAGTGTAATGAATGTCAAGAAAAGACCCCTCTGAATAATCTGCCGAATCATAAAGAAATGGAGTGCAGCTTCCGTGTGGTTGTATGTGATCATTGCTCCCAAAACATTCCTCACTGTCAGATGcag AGTCATCTTGATCATGATTGTACAGAGTATCCGCTGAAATGTCCTAATGGCTGTGAAAACATAACGCTACCCAGAAATGAG ATGGAAAGTCATCTTCATTCCTGTCCCAAAAGATCAATTCCTTGTGGATACAGAAGTATAGGTTGTGAATTCTTC GGAGTGATTACAGAGGTGGAGAAGCATCAGGTGAAGGCGACAGATCAGCATTTGATGCTGGCACTGTCCTTCTCTGGTCAAACAAGCGACGAAAACAAAGCATTACATACAAAAATTGAG gaAAGCAAAATAGAAATAGAAGAATTGAAATTAACTATACAACAACTGCATCAAGACAATCAAAGGTTGAAAGAAGAAATTACGCCTTTAGTAAAATCTGTCACAAAAGACATGAAAAAGAAATTAGTAACATTGACCGAAAGATTGATAAACTTGGAACGAATGGTTGAACACCAGCCTAAGCGGGAAGTTTTGGAAAAACAGGAACAAGCAATAAGTTCACTAAAGGATGACATTAAAGTTAGCCAGGAGCAAATAACTCAGTTGGAGAGAGCAGGACCACAAGGTGGACGTTCTCAGGCATTAGTACCTCAAG ATGTGAAGAATCAGCTGAAGACAAACGAGAAGCAGATGGCTATACAAGACATCAGACTTGCAGAACTAGACCTGAGATTCCAAGTGCTGGAGACTGCCAGTTACGATGGCATTTTAATGTGGAAGATCAGGGACTATTACAGGAGAAAACAAGAAGCCAAGAGTGGAAGAACACTCTCGCTGTACAGCCAGCCATTTTACACCAGTCGCACGGGCTACAAAATGTGCGCCAGAGTTTACTTGAACGGTGACGGTATGGGTAAAGGGACTCACTTGTCTCTGTTCTTTGTGGTGATGAGGGGTGAGTACGATGCTCTCCTTCCCTGGCCCTTCCAACAGAAGGTGTCGCTGATGCTCTTGGACCAGGAAACTTTCAGGAGACATGTTTGTGACACGTTTCAGCCGGACACCACAAGCAGCAGTTTTAAACGGCCCACAACGGAGATGAATGTGGCAACTGGATGCCCCCTGTTTATTTCTCACAGTGTGCTAGAAACCAAGACATATCTGAATGATGACACAATATTCATTAAGGTCAAAGTAGACTCAACTAACATACCAGTTCCCTAG